A genome region from Festucalex cinctus isolate MCC-2025b chromosome 17, RoL_Fcin_1.0, whole genome shotgun sequence includes the following:
- the clrn3 gene encoding clarin-3: MPSTTKILHFLSSALVTCIAVGVLGFAMSTAWATKSLVCDREGSGFFNGSAAVTLELFDGRLEREICPLFGPPVDFEVFPKLTETKGVPLVLHVLSVSLLALCLLCSAVSILISLYNSVSNPYETYMGPVGVYVCSAVSACLSVLVLVLFAVNFSTTTVAEDLVRSFADNVRVDLKITSSQMLLGYYLLIPYAALSLLAIGLIYMYDHAAYTQRREQQRPTEDAPKEIMMY; this comes from the exons ATGCCGTCCACCACCAAGATCCTGCACTTCCTGTCCAGCGCGCTGGTCACCTGCATAGCGGTGGGCGTCCTGGGCTTCGCCATGTCCACGGCGTGGGCCACCAAGAGCTTGGTGTGCGACCGAGAAGGCAGCGGCTTTTTCAACGGCTCGGCTGCAGTCACACTGGAGCTCTTCGACGGCAGACTGGAGCGGGAGATTTGCCCCCTTTTCGGACCGCCTGTTGACTTCGAAG TGTTCCCCAAGTTGACGGAGACCAAAGGTGTCCCGTTGGTGCTGCATGTCCTGTCCGTGTCCCTGCTGGCGTTGTGTCTGCTGTGCTCGGCCGTCAGCATCCTCATCTCGCTCTACAACAGCGTCAGCAACCCCTACGAGACGTACATGGGGCCCGTCGGCGTCTACGTGTGTAGCGCCGTTAGCG CATGCTTGTCCGTCTTGGTGCTCGTCTTATTCGCGGTCAACTTCAGCACGACCACGGTGGCGGAGGACCTGGTGAGAAGCTTCGCCGACAACGTCCGGGTGGACCTGAAGATCACGTCGTCGCAGATGCTGCTGGGCTACTACCTGCTCATCCCCTACGCGGCGCTGTCGCTGCTCGCCATCGGCCTCATCTACATGTACGACCACGCCGCCTACACGCAGCGGCGCGAACAGCAGCGGCCCACCGAGGACGCCCCCAAGGAGATCATGATGTACTAA